Proteins encoded in a region of the Elaeis guineensis isolate ETL-2024a chromosome 7, EG11, whole genome shotgun sequence genome:
- the LOC140859085 gene encoding citrate synthase 3, peroxisomal-like: MGFPTEFFPVLFAIPRMAGYLAHWRESLDDPDTKIMRPQQVYTGVWLRHYTPVRERLVSNEADRLGQVAVSNATRRRLAGAGV; encoded by the exons ATGGGATTTCCAACAGAGTTCTTTCCTGTGCTGTTTGCCATCCCTCGTATGGCTGGCTACCTGGCACACTGGCGAGAATCGCTTGATGATCCTGATACAAAGATCATGAGACCACAGCAG GTGTATACTGGTGTATGGCTCCGGCATTATACACCTGTCAGAGAGCGATTGGTGTCAAATGAGGCTGATAGGCTTGGTCAGGTGGCAGTTTCAAATGCAACAAGGCGGCGCCTGGCAGGGGCTGGTGTGTAA